One part of the Chryseobacterium mulctrae genome encodes these proteins:
- the istA gene encoding IS21 family transposase — translation MANKITDMSKIRKVIKFYSTGKSKLFISSYLSLSRNTVKKYISLYEILGLNLDAINAKTDAELELLFSNTTAESISPKLQSLYDFFPKMERELKKVGITIHHMWEQYLALHPDGFQSSQFRHHYKIWGKRVNPVMHMNHKSGDKMYVDYAGKTLSIIDKESGELKEVQFFVAILGASQYTYAEASMSQQKEDFVRSVENAIRFFEGTPAAIVPDNLKSAVIKSSRFEPTINETLADLAEHYETTILPARAYKPRDKSLVEGAVKILYRRIYANLQQGSCGLDELNSEIWDLLDSHNKRKLTGRPYSRYELFLEDEKQQLRPLPERRFEIRYQSFATVMQNGHVQLSRDKNYYSVPYQYIKKKIKILYTSSTVEIYYKYNRIAMHRRNYKPYVYTTITEHLASTHQFVAGWSAARFIDWANSIDTAVGEYILQIIDSRNHPEQAYKSCLGILKFEKKVGRERLINACKRALDFKIYSFKTVQKILENNLDQMIDPEKEEKEQELPDHGNIRGKQYYH, via the coding sequence ATGGCAAATAAAATAACAGACATGAGTAAAATTAGAAAAGTCATAAAATTCTACAGCACTGGAAAGAGCAAGTTATTTATAAGCAGCTATTTATCCCTTTCCAGAAATACCGTTAAAAAATACATCTCATTGTATGAGATTCTGGGCTTAAACCTTGATGCGATCAATGCCAAGACAGATGCCGAGCTGGAACTTTTGTTTTCCAATACCACCGCGGAGTCCATTAGCCCCAAACTACAGTCCCTGTACGATTTTTTCCCAAAGATGGAACGTGAGCTCAAAAAGGTAGGAATCACTATCCATCATATGTGGGAGCAATATCTTGCACTGCATCCTGATGGTTTTCAGAGTTCACAGTTCCGGCATCATTACAAGATATGGGGCAAGCGTGTGAACCCGGTGATGCATATGAATCACAAATCCGGTGATAAGATGTATGTCGATTATGCAGGGAAAACACTCTCCATTATTGATAAGGAAAGCGGGGAGCTTAAAGAAGTTCAGTTTTTTGTAGCTATTCTGGGAGCAAGCCAGTACACGTATGCTGAAGCCTCTATGAGCCAGCAGAAGGAAGATTTTGTACGTTCTGTAGAAAATGCCATCCGCTTTTTTGAAGGCACACCGGCAGCGATCGTTCCTGATAATTTAAAATCCGCAGTGATCAAAAGCAGCCGTTTTGAACCCACCATCAATGAGACCCTGGCCGATCTGGCCGAACATTATGAAACGACCATCTTGCCTGCCAGGGCTTACAAACCGAGGGATAAATCCTTGGTAGAGGGAGCGGTAAAGATCCTGTACAGAAGGATCTACGCCAACCTTCAACAGGGATCCTGCGGCCTGGATGAACTAAATAGTGAGATCTGGGATCTGTTGGACTCTCATAACAAACGCAAGCTCACAGGACGCCCTTACTCCCGCTACGAGCTGTTCCTGGAGGACGAGAAGCAGCAGCTGCGCCCACTGCCTGAGCGTCGTTTTGAGATCAGGTACCAATCCTTTGCAACAGTGATGCAGAACGGGCACGTACAGTTGAGCCGGGATAAGAACTACTACAGTGTTCCGTACCAGTATATCAAGAAAAAGATCAAGATCCTATACACATCTTCCACTGTGGAGATCTACTATAAATACAACAGGATCGCGATGCACAGACGCAATTACAAGCCTTATGTCTACACGACCATTACAGAACATTTAGCCAGCACCCACCAGTTCGTGGCCGGATGGAGTGCTGCCCGCTTTATCGATTGGGCAAACAGTATTGATACTGCAGTGGGAGAATATATCCTCCAAATTATCGACAGTCGGAATCATCCCGAGCAAGCTTACAAAAGCTGCCTGGGAATCCTGAAGTTCGAAAAGAAAGTAGGAAGAGAGCGATTGATAAATGCTTGTAAACGGGCATTGGATTTTAAGATCTACAGCTTTAAGACCGTACAGAAGATATTGGAGAACAATCTGGATCAGATGATCGATCCGGAAAAAGAAGAAAAGGAGCAGGAACTGCCTGATCACGGCAACATCAGAGGAAAACAATATTATCATTAA
- the istB gene encoding IS21-like element helper ATPase IstB: MNEPTVSKMKQMKLYGMHNAFKTAIESGRTDHYTLDQFISMLIDAEWDERHNRRIERSIKNAKFHYRSSIESINFDDTRNLDRNLVMRLAGCEFVEKNENILITGSTGVGKSYLGTALGYQACIEGFKVNYFNTSKLFAKLKMAKADGSYLRELAKIQRQDVIILDDFGLQALDSANRITLLEIIEDRHNNGSIIVTSQIPVQGWYDIIGEKTIADAILDRLIHQSHRLELQGESMRKKRGVNRE, from the coding sequence ATGAACGAACCGACAGTGAGCAAAATGAAGCAAATGAAGCTTTACGGCATGCACAATGCCTTTAAGACCGCTATTGAAAGCGGAAGGACAGACCATTATACCCTCGACCAGTTTATATCGATGCTCATCGATGCCGAATGGGATGAGAGGCACAACAGGCGCATAGAGCGAAGCATCAAAAATGCAAAGTTCCATTACAGGTCCAGTATTGAAAGTATCAACTTCGATGACACCCGCAATCTCGACCGTAATCTGGTAATGCGTCTTGCAGGATGTGAGTTCGTAGAAAAAAATGAAAACATCCTGATCACAGGAAGTACAGGCGTGGGTAAAAGTTACCTGGGAACCGCATTGGGCTATCAGGCCTGTATCGAAGGCTTCAAGGTCAATTATTTTAATACTTCCAAGCTGTTTGCCAAACTAAAAATGGCAAAAGCAGACGGGTCATACCTGCGCGAACTTGCAAAAATACAAAGACAGGATGTGATCATCCTTGATGATTTTGGTCTTCAGGCTTTGGACAGTGCCAACAGGATAACCCTTCTGGAGATCATAGAAGACCGTCACAACAACGGATCCATCATTGTAACATCGCAGATCCCGGTGCAGGGCTGGTATGACATTATTGGTGAAAAGACCATTGCCGATGCTATTCTGGACAGACTTATACATCAGTCTCACCGCCTGGAACTCCAGGGGGAATCTATGAGAAAAAAGAGAGGAGTTAACAGGGAGTAA
- a CDS encoding UvrD-helicase domain-containing protein, whose protein sequence is MLNSRQKKAAFEISGNTIVSASPGTGKTKTLIARAQKKLESIPKHKSLALITYTNAAADEIASRLNTDDKDIFIGTIHRFCLEFILRPFSWIYKWHKPRIISYDELKEFIEINSDIELGDNPLDELSKIKRLLNGDLDCSNTDNIESWIYISELYFNFLRDKKAIDFNEILFKSHKIVSENDFVAQSIANKFYEISIDEFQDTNIFQYEILKAIRNESEDCTFFMVGDEKQKIYAFAGAIDNAFSRASYDFQAEIENLDTTYRSTTNIVKGYSILFKDHIELQNDSKYKDFNFDIVICETKNDNNNDYIANTIAKLISDGKAELSDIAILTTSWRDAYFISKSLRQKYHVVGLGCKFQ, encoded by the coding sequence ATGCTAAATAGTAGGCAGAAGAAAGCAGCATTTGAAATCTCTGGAAATACAATAGTAAGCGCCTCTCCAGGAACAGGTAAAACAAAAACTCTAATTGCTAGAGCACAAAAAAAACTTGAGTCTATTCCTAAACATAAGTCTTTAGCTCTTATAACTTATACAAATGCTGCCGCAGATGAAATTGCTAGTAGATTAAATACCGATGATAAAGATATATTTATTGGTACAATTCATAGATTTTGCCTTGAATTTATATTAAGACCCTTTTCTTGGATTTACAAATGGCATAAGCCAAGAATAATTTCATATGATGAGCTGAAAGAATTTATAGAAATAAACTCCGATATTGAGTTAGGAGATAATCCACTTGATGAACTAAGTAAAATAAAAAGACTTTTAAATGGTGATTTAGATTGTTCAAATACTGATAACATTGAATCGTGGATATATATTTCTGAATTATATTTCAATTTCTTAAGAGATAAAAAGGCAATAGATTTCAATGAAATTTTATTCAAATCACATAAGATTGTTTCTGAAAATGATTTTGTTGCACAATCTATAGCAAATAAATTTTACGAAATATCGATTGATGAGTTTCAGGATACAAATATATTTCAATACGAAATTTTAAAGGCTATTCGAAATGAATCTGAAGATTGTACATTTTTTATGGTTGGAGATGAAAAACAAAAAATATATGCCTTTGCTGGAGCTATTGATAATGCATTCAGTAGAGCATCATATGATTTTCAAGCAGAAATAGAAAATTTAGATACAACATATCGTTCTACTACAAATATAGTTAAAGGATACTCAATTCTTTTTAAAGATCATATTGAATTACAGAATGATTCAAAGTACAAAGACTTTAATTTTGATATAGTAATTTGTGAAACCAAAAATGACAATAATAATGATTACATAGCTAATACCATAGCCAAGCTTATAAGTGATGGTAAAGCTGAATTATCCGATATTGCTATATTAACAACGAGTTGGAGAGATGCTTATTTCATAAGTAAGTCACTTCGTCAAAAGTATCACGTGGTTGGTCTTGGGTGTAAATTCCAGTGA